A genomic window from Triticum urartu cultivar G1812 chromosome 7, Tu2.1, whole genome shotgun sequence includes:
- the LOC125518701 gene encoding uncharacterized protein LOC125518701: protein MSALIAENDKKKDKSLNKMLALREEVRGMYDQGGNEDEDCEIVEFSPVASGSSQLPKKPMIKGKMDRYRARPGAGKQTMMSVNYKIKEAKTTYDYICEFIIEGALAHNLASLKSFARMVEAIGQFGPGLKPPTPYQLASPLLKIQVSKVDEMLKVQKEAWVATGCSIMTHAWTDRRGRSLMNLVAHSSRGMCFLRAIKASMEVHDAKFIFSLVMSCISEICAEKIVQVVTDNASNNIAAAKLLKQKHPQIFWTSCAAHTINLMLQDIGNIPIVSSTITNGKTITIFFYAHTRLLAILRKYAKGDLVRAGATRFASHYLNLKSLYGKRKQLKLMFASNDWAGSIYAKKPLGKRVYKLVMDNKFWAKINLLVNYFEPLANVLRRVDGDTPAMGFLYGDLLQAKQEIVVRLNHVEKKYGPIWEIIDRRWDNKMKTALHKAGYFLNPFFYYDRQSEMAEEDFMEAVIECASVMYKNNIEVQDNIVSQLSYYTEAIDSFGTDMAIRQRKVATITPARWWTVHGTSAKDLKKMAIRILSLTCSSSAYERNWSAFERVHSKKRTRLGQKKLNDLVYVMFNKRLDSKYSERERDPLLAKYIEDEPPNEWMLDEELLQDDESSEDEAEIDINSKGKQKSVASRTRGKRARTNQDVEDEEEVAEEEEMEEEDENQEADEDNDEDQEVDIDLTVEDEEDGE, encoded by the exons ATGAGTGCATTGATAGCTGAGAATGATAAAAAGAAGGATAAATCACTAAACAAAATGTTGGCACTGCGAGAGGAGGTCAGAGGGATGTATGATCAGGGTGGGAATGAGGATGAAGATTGTGAAATTGTTGAGTTTTCTCCTGTAGCAAGTGGAAGCTCTCAACTTCCTAAGAAGCCTATGATCAAGGGTAAAATGGATAGGTATCGTGCACGGCCAGGAGCAGGGAAACAAACAATGATGAGTGTTAATTACAAGATCAAAGAAGCAAAGACAACTTATGATTATATCTGCGAGTTCATCATTGAGGGTGCCCTTGCACATAATCTTGCTAGTCTTAAATCATTTGCTCGAATGGTGGAAGCAATTGGACAGTTTGGTCCAGGATTGAAGCCACCGACACCTTATCAGCTTGCCAGTCCTTTGTTGAAGATACAAGTTAGCAAGGTAGATGAAATGTTGAAGGTCCAAAAGGAGGCATGGGTTGCTACTGGATGCTCTATAATGACTCATGCTTGGACAGATCGAAGAGGAAGGAGCTTAATGAATTTGGTTGCCCATTCTTCTAGAGGCATGTGTTTCCTCCGTGCCATTAAAGCTTCAATGGAGGTTCACGATGCCAAGTTCATCTTCAGCTTGGTCATGTCTTGCATTTCTGAAATTTGTGCTGAAAAGATTGTTCAAGTAGTCACGGACAATGCAAGTAACAATATTGCAGCAGCCAAATTACTTAAGCAGAAGCATCCTCAAATATTCTGGACCTCATGTGCGGCCCACACAATCAACCTAATGCTCCAAGACATTGGAAATATACCCATAGTCAGCTCAACAATTACCAATGGTAAGACCATCACAATTTTCTTTTATGCACACACTAGATTGTTGGCTATTCTTCGCAAGTATGCCAAAGGTGATTTAGTCAGAGCTGGTGCTACTCGATTTGCAAGTCACTACTTGAACTTGAAGAGTTTGTATGGGAAGAGGAAGCAGCTGAAGCTAATGTTTGCATCAAATGATTGGGCTGGCAGTATTTATGCTAAGAAGCCATTGGGCAAACGTGTGTACAAGCTCGTAATGGACAATAAGTTTTGGGCCAAGATAAACCTGCTAGTGAATTATTTTGAGCCACTTGCCAATGTGCTTAGGCGGGTTGATGGAGACACTCCAGCCATGGGGTTCTTATATGGTGATCTTCTCCAAGCAAAGCAGGAAATAGTAGTCCGGCTCAACCATGTTGAGAAAAAATATGGTCCTATTTGGGAGATCATAGATAGAAGGTGGGATAACAAGATGAAAACAGCACTGCACAAAGCTGGTTATTTTTTGAACCCTTTCTTCTACTATGATAGACAGAGTGAAATGGCTGAAGAAGATTTCATGGAAGCAGTCATAGAGTGTGCATCTGTTATGTACAAAAATAACATAGAGGTGCAAGACAATATTGTCTCCCAGCTTAGTTATTATACTGAAGCCATAGATTCATTTGGAACTGACATGGCCATTAGACAACGCAAAGTAGCAACTATCACTCCTG CAAGATGGTGGACCGTGCATGGAACTTCTGCAAAGGACTTGAAGAAGATGGCTATTAGAATCTTGAGCTTAACTTGCAGTTCTTCGGCATATGAAAGAAATTGGTCTGCATTTGAGAGG GTACATTCAAAGAAGAGGACCAGACTAGGCCAGAAGAAGTTGAATGATCTTGTTTATGTGATGTTCAATAAGAGGCTGGACTCCAAGTACTCTGAGAGGGAAAGGGACCCACTGCTTGCAAAATACATTGAAGACGAGCCACCAAATGAGTGGATGTTGGATGAAGAGCTACTACAAGATGATGAGTCATCTGAAGATGAAGCTGAAATTGACATCAATTCAAAGGGGAAACAAAAATCTGTAGCTTCAAGAACTAGAGGCAAAAGAGCTCGTACAAATCAAGATgttgaagatgaggaggaagtgGCAGAAGAAGAGGAAATGGAAGAAGAGGATGAGAACCAAGAAGCTGATGAGGACAATGATGAAGACCAAGAAGTGGACATCGATCTGACTGTTGAAGATGAAGAGGATGGTGAATGA
- the LOC125521468 gene encoding uncharacterized protein LOC125521468, with product MEVHDAKFIFSLVMSCISEICAEKIVQVVTDNASNNIAAAKLLKQKHPQIFWTSCAAHTINLMLQDIGNIPIVSSTITNGKTITIFFYAHTRLLAILRKYAKGDLVRAGATRFASHYLNLKSLYGKRKQLKLMFASNDWAGSIYAKKPLGKRVYKLVMDNKFWAKINLLVNYFEPLANVLRRVDGDTPAMGFLYGDLLQAKQEIVVRLNHVEKKYGPIWEIIDRRWDNKMKTALHKAGYFLNPFFYYDRQSEMAEEDFMEAVIECASVMYKNNIEVQDNIVSQLSYYTEAIDSFGTDMAIRQRKVATITPARWWTVHGTSAKDLKKMAIRILSLTCSSSAYERNWSAFERVHSKKRTRLGQKKLNDLVYVMFNKRLDSKYSERERDPLLAKYIEDEPPNEWMLDEELLQDDESSEDEAEIDINSKGKQKSVASRTRGKRARTNQDVEDEEEVAEEEEMEEEDENQEAEEDNDEDQEVDIDLTVEDEEDGE from the exons ATGGAGGTTCACGATGCCAAGTTCATCTTCAGCTTGGTCATGTCTTGCATTTCTGAAATTTGTGCTGAAAAGATTGTTCAAGTAGTCACGGACAATGCAAGTAACAATATTGCAGCAGCCAAATTACTTAAGCAGAAGCATCCTCAAATATTCTGGACCTCATGTGCGGCCCACACAATCAACCTAATGCTCCAAGACATTGGAAATATACCCATAGTCAGCTCAACAATTACCAATGGTAAGACCATCACAATTTTCTTTTATGCACACACTAGATTGTTGGCTATTCTTCGCAAGTATGCCAAAGGTGATTTAGTCAGAGCTGGTGCTACTCGATTTGCAAGTCACTACTTGAACTTGAAGAGTTTGTATGGGAAGAGGAAGCAGCTGAAGCTAATGTTTGCATCAAATGATTGGGCTGGCAGTATTTATGCTAAGAAGCCATTGGGCAAACGTGTGTACAAGCTCGTAATGGACAATAAGTTTTGGGCCAAGATAAACCTGCTAGTGAATTATTTTGAGCCACTTGCCAATGTGCTTAGGCGGGTTGATGGAGACACTCCAGCCATGGGGTTCTTATATGGTGATCTTCTCCAAGCAAAGCAGGAAATAGTAGTCCGGCTCAACCATGTTGAGAAAAAATATGGTCCTATTTGGGAGATCATAGATAGAAGGTGGGATAACAAGATGAAAACAGCACTGCACAAAGCTGGTTATTTTTTGAACCCTTTCTTCTACTATGATAGACAGAGTGAAATGGCTGAAGAAGATTTCATGGAAGCAGTCATAGAGTGTGCATCTGTTATGTACAAAAATAACATAGAGGTGCAAGACAATATTGTCTCCCAGCTTAGTTATTATACTGAAGCCATAGATTCATTTGGAACTGACATGGCCATTAGACAACGCAAAGTAGCAACTATCACTCCTG CAAGATGGTGGACCGTGCATGGAACTTCTGCAAAGGACTTGAAGAAGATGGCTATTAGAATCTTGAGCTTAACTTGCAGTTCTTCGGCATATGAAAGAAATTGGTCTGCATTTGAGAGG GTACATTCAAAGAAGAGGACCAGACTAGGCCAGAAGAAGTTGAATGATCTTGTTTATGTGATGTTCAATAAGAGGCTGGACTCCAAGTACTCTGAGAGGGAAAGGGACCCACTGCTTGCAAAATACATTGAAGATGAGCCACCAAATGAGTGGATGTTGGATGAAGAGCTACTACAAGATGATGAGTCATCTGAAGATGAAGCTGAAATTGACATCAATTCAAAGGGGAAACAAAAATCTGTAGCTTCAAGAACTAGAGGCAAAAGAGCTCGTACAAATCAAGATgttgaagatgaggaggaagtgGCAGAAGAAGAGGAAATGGAAGAAGAGGATGAGAACCAAGAAGCTGAGGAGGACAATGATGAAGACCAAGAAGTGGACATCGATCTGACTGTTGAAGATGAAGAGGATGGTGAATGA